A window of Armatimonadota bacterium contains these coding sequences:
- a CDS encoding trehalase family glycosidase — protein sequence MRGNLPNIWGKGGALFAFSGFDGPTDWAHPFVGSTSSEGRGIDFHTNTPASLMFHFPPICSIEDEVVACDVISSLITLRNGRLRLRYLFLDEKTVAGEIFAVESQSPQDVSIVIMMQGALEVEDATSIIFKAGPEELILMGKGANLHVSEGKLCASLGEGQGIRFVLTYSFNMPTGSRLADAERALTVDLGKIYNDRLAFFEKLPLPEFEDQLFLKTYYKCASVQKVNCNRAEGRIKFDWTTPDRWPHKHMWIWDSAFHALGLRHFAPKWAMNSIKAVLSKQRPDGFIPHMMTPNDEQDSLLVQPPLLSWATWKVYETTRDEKFLQYCYPRLKAMLLYDCRELDKDESGLCEWPSSNASGMDNSPRFDQPVGDAVDLNAYLVNDLAYLEKIARRLGLSNEAGIWADLKYSRIALINERLWNASEGFYYDLTPDGVQIDLKTIAGFTPLFAGVCSESQAEDLVRHLRNPDEFWLKFPIPSVSLDEPSFSDDMWRGPVWINFNYMVIEGLIRYGYLTLADEIKKITLSEIARWYAEDGVIYEFYDSRASKSPSKLSRKGKQGIQIGSWQVAQCIKDYHWTAALFIDMALG from the coding sequence ATGAGGGGCAATCTGCCAAACATTTGGGGAAAAGGCGGAGCGCTCTTTGCATTCTCCGGTTTTGATGGCCCAACAGATTGGGCTCATCCATTTGTAGGTTCGACCTCTAGCGAGGGTAGGGGTATTGATTTTCACACCAATACTCCTGCCTCTTTGATGTTTCATTTCCCTCCTATTTGCTCCATTGAAGATGAGGTAGTCGCATGTGATGTCATTTCTTCATTGATTACTTTGCGAAACGGCAGGCTGCGTTTAAGATATTTATTCCTCGACGAAAAAACTGTGGCAGGCGAAATATTCGCTGTAGAGTCGCAGTCACCCCAAGATGTTTCTATCGTTATTATGATGCAGGGAGCGTTAGAGGTCGAGGACGCCACGAGTATAATATTCAAAGCAGGGCCCGAGGAACTTATTCTCATGGGCAAGGGCGCTAATTTGCACGTTTCCGAAGGGAAGCTGTGTGCGTCGCTTGGAGAGGGTCAAGGCATAAGGTTTGTGTTGACTTACTCATTTAATATGCCGACTGGATCAAGGCTTGCTGATGCCGAACGGGCGCTGACTGTGGACTTAGGTAAGATTTATAACGATCGCCTTGCCTTTTTTGAAAAATTGCCGTTGCCCGAATTTGAAGACCAACTTTTCCTCAAAACTTATTACAAATGTGCGTCGGTCCAAAAAGTAAATTGCAACAGGGCTGAGGGGCGTATTAAATTCGATTGGACCACACCCGACCGCTGGCCGCATAAGCATATGTGGATATGGGATTCCGCATTTCATGCACTTGGCTTGAGGCATTTTGCACCAAAGTGGGCGATGAATTCAATAAAGGCTGTTTTGTCAAAGCAAAGGCCTGACGGATTCATCCCTCATATGATGACGCCAAATGACGAACAAGACTCATTACTTGTTCAGCCGCCACTCCTTTCATGGGCTACGTGGAAAGTGTATGAGACGACACGAGACGAGAAGTTCCTCCAATACTGCTACCCGCGGCTAAAGGCAATGTTACTTTATGATTGCAGGGAGCTTGACAAAGATGAGAGCGGCTTGTGTGAATGGCCGAGTAGCAATGCCTCTGGTATGGATAACTCTCCGCGGTTTGACCAACCTGTTGGTGACGCGGTTGATTTAAATGCGTATTTAGTCAACGACCTTGCCTACCTTGAGAAAATTGCTCGAAGGCTGGGGCTTTCTAATGAAGCTGGCATTTGGGCAGACCTTAAGTACAGCCGTATAGCCTTGATTAATGAGCGGCTGTGGAATGCTAGCGAGGGTTTTTATTATGATTTAACACCCGATGGAGTACAGATTGACCTTAAAACGATAGCAGGATTTACTCCTTTATTTGCTGGAGTATGCAGTGAGAGCCAAGCAGAAGACCTTGTGAGACATCTGAGAAACCCTGACGAATTTTGGCTTAAGTTTCCCATCCCTAGCGTTTCGTTGGACGAGCCTTCGTTCTCAGATGATATGTGGCGGGGGCCGGTTTGGATTAACTTCAACTATATGGTCATAGAAGGCTTGATTCGATATGGCTACCTAACTTTGGCTGACGAAATAAAGAAAATAACATTGAGCGAGATTGCGCGCTGGTATGCAGAGGATGGAGTTATATACGAGTTTTACGACAGCAGAGCTTCGAAGTCGCCTTCAAAACTTAGCCGAAAAGGTAAGCAAGGCATTCAAATTGGAAGCTGGCAGGTGGCCCAGTGTATAAAGGACTACCATTGGACGGCGGCTTTATTCATAGATATGGCATTGGGTTAG
- a CDS encoding PmoA family protein, giving the protein MARKISIKAVRHSYYNEPVIVAIDGMEDPKDLGVSLVEIGTGRAIPAQVMNRQGDCIHLCIVVDALPKGESREFEIGCSSSTTDGVNLIDDGKKVEFRIGGKLFTAYHYVSDLPRPFMFPLIGPGGVNVTRRFPMEKDVPGETSDHKHHRSLWVAFGDLNGADGWSEEPGHAVTVHKEFLDKSSGPAFGRIKTLNDWLDSSGNKIMEEEREVIVYNVTEHARLIDLRVVFKATQGDVRFGDTKEGGIVAIRVATSMDGNKGGLITNSYGGVTEIETWGKRAHWCDYSGPVESQTVGITIFDNPANFRYPTYWHVRDYGLMTANPFALSAYKRDPNVDGSYILKAGEIFPFAYRIYIHSGDVIAGNVAEKYHGYINPPVVAVE; this is encoded by the coding sequence TTGGCTAGGAAGATTTCAATCAAAGCAGTTAGGCATAGCTACTACAATGAGCCAGTTATTGTAGCAATAGATGGGATGGAAGACCCAAAAGACTTGGGTGTTTCTCTTGTCGAGATTGGAACGGGCCGGGCAATTCCAGCCCAGGTCATGAACAGGCAGGGAGATTGCATCCATCTTTGTATAGTAGTTGATGCTTTACCAAAGGGAGAAAGCCGTGAATTTGAGATAGGTTGTTCTTCTAGTACGACCGATGGCGTGAATCTTATTGATGATGGCAAAAAAGTCGAGTTTAGGATAGGCGGGAAGCTGTTTACAGCCTATCACTACGTATCTGATCTCCCAAGGCCATTTATGTTTCCTTTAATAGGTCCAGGCGGTGTAAACGTGACCAGGCGCTTTCCAATGGAGAAGGATGTCCCTGGCGAAACTAGCGACCACAAACACCATAGGTCTTTGTGGGTTGCTTTTGGTGATCTAAACGGTGCGGATGGATGGTCTGAGGAACCTGGCCATGCTGTGACCGTGCACAAAGAGTTTCTCGATAAAAGCAGTGGCCCAGCTTTTGGACGGATAAAAACGTTGAATGATTGGCTCGATTCCTCGGGAAATAAGATAATGGAGGAAGAGCGCGAAGTTATCGTATACAATGTAACAGAACATGCCCGTTTGATAGACCTACGCGTCGTATTCAAAGCAACCCAAGGTGACGTTCGGTTTGGTGATACCAAAGAAGGCGGCATAGTGGCGATTAGGGTCGCCACGAGTATGGATGGCAACAAGGGAGGCTTGATTACAAACTCATACGGCGGCGTTACTGAAATTGAAACTTGGGGAAAGCGCGCACATTGGTGTGATTACTCTGGACCGGTAGAAAGCCAAACCGTTGGAATTACGATATTTGATAATCCAGCTAACTTCCGATATCCTACTTATTGGCATGTTCGAGATTATGGCCTTATGACTGCGAATCCATTTGCTTTATCGGCATATAAAAGAGACCCCAACGTTGATGGGAGCTACATTTTAAAGGCTGGAGAGATATTTCCATTTGCTTATCGGATATATATTCATAGCGGCGATGTGATTGCCGGAAACGTAGCTGAGAAGTATCACGGATATATCAACCCGCCTGTTGTGGCGGTGGAATAA
- a CDS encoding hydroxyacid dehydrogenase, which translates to MHKILILPGPTLRARLFSQESLARLNALGEVVVNPNDRNYTEEELSLLISGFDACITSWGSPRFGPNVIANAGKLRVIVHAAGSIKGIITPEVFKRGITVCTSQPAMAISVAAMTVAMMEIMLRNVVNLATAIRTQKTWRPHGVAEPRELNGKRVGIVGASLIGREVIRFIKPWDVELCIYDPYITPEEAENLGAKKVSLEELFAKCDVISIHAPLTEETRHMIRREHLQSIKEGAVLINTARGAIIDHDALLEELKTGRFTAALDVTDPEPLPDGHEFFALENVVFTPHISGGTPEMVRRQGEAAVHNLEIFFSGGTPSRLVTEEMLPRIA; encoded by the coding sequence ATGCACAAGATACTTATCCTTCCTGGACCAACACTCAGGGCTCGACTCTTCAGCCAAGAATCGCTAGCTAGACTCAATGCTCTTGGCGAAGTTGTTGTAAACCCAAACGACCGAAACTACACCGAAGAAGAGCTTTCTTTGCTTATATCAGGATTCGATGCCTGCATTACGAGCTGGGGTTCGCCACGATTTGGTCCTAACGTCATCGCAAATGCAGGTAAACTGCGTGTTATCGTCCACGCCGCCGGTTCAATCAAGGGAATAATTACACCTGAGGTCTTCAAACGAGGTATCACCGTTTGCACATCACAACCAGCAATGGCTATTTCAGTAGCTGCAATGACAGTAGCTATGATGGAAATCATGCTTAGAAATGTGGTCAACTTAGCTACTGCCATCCGTACACAAAAAACCTGGCGGCCCCACGGAGTTGCAGAACCACGAGAACTGAATGGCAAGCGCGTTGGCATCGTTGGTGCAAGCCTTATCGGGCGCGAAGTAATTAGATTTATTAAACCATGGGATGTTGAGCTTTGTATCTATGATCCTTACATTACTCCTGAGGAAGCTGAGAACCTTGGGGCAAAAAAGGTTTCCTTAGAGGAACTGTTCGCAAAATGCGACGTAATTTCAATCCATGCGCCGCTGACGGAAGAAACCCGCCACATGATTCGCCGTGAGCATTTGCAGTCAATTAAGGAAGGAGCGGTGCTGATTAATACCGCGCGAGGGGCAATTATAGACCACGATGCACTATTGGAAGAATTGAAAACAGGTCGGTTCACCGCAGCTTTAGATGTAACCGACCCCGAACCTCTTCCAGATGGTCACGAGTTCTTTGCGCTTGAAAACGTTGTCTTTACGCCACACATTTCAGGAGGCACACCTGAGATGGTTCGCCGCCAAGGAGAGGCAGCAGTCCACAACCTTGAAATCTTTTTCTCCGGCGGGACTCCTTCGCGCCTTGTTACCGAGGAGATGTTGCCTCGGATTGCATAA
- the folE2 gene encoding GTP cyclohydrolase FolE2: MDKSKTLVDTQSSHDRRKVYLQRVGVKGVEIPFQIKAMEDGHQTVLATVDLMADLPHYYKGTHMSRFIEILEEWRNRPVSGHEVRLILQQTKDHLRAEMAHVNIRFKYFIEKQAPVSKLRSILGYDSAFCGDLNGKTFDFTLRVNVPINIVCPCSKAISEVGAHNQRAFIRASVRFVPGKSLWIEELVHILEQQGSAQIYPILKREDEKFVTERAFMTPKFVEDVVRDCVLVLRKEPRLRWFEVECESEESIHAHNAYAYHQETLMQSEATSPR, encoded by the coding sequence TTGGATAAATCAAAGACATTAGTGGATACTCAGAGCAGCCATGACCGAAGGAAGGTATACCTTCAGCGGGTCGGCGTCAAAGGCGTTGAAATTCCGTTTCAAATCAAGGCTATGGAGGATGGCCATCAAACTGTTCTGGCTACCGTAGACCTGATGGCGGACCTGCCCCACTATTACAAGGGCACACACATGAGCCGATTCATTGAGATATTGGAGGAATGGCGCAACCGTCCAGTTTCAGGCCATGAAGTCAGGTTGATACTTCAGCAAACCAAGGATCACCTTCGAGCTGAGATGGCGCACGTTAACATCAGATTTAAGTATTTCATCGAAAAACAAGCGCCTGTATCAAAGCTGAGGAGCATACTCGGCTATGACAGTGCGTTTTGTGGCGACCTAAATGGGAAGACATTTGACTTTACACTCCGAGTTAATGTCCCAATTAATATTGTATGTCCTTGCAGTAAAGCCATATCGGAGGTTGGAGCACACAACCAAAGGGCTTTCATTCGAGCAAGTGTGCGTTTTGTTCCAGGAAAATCGCTTTGGATTGAGGAACTCGTCCACATTTTGGAACAGCAAGGGAGTGCCCAAATCTATCCAATCCTCAAGCGCGAAGATGAGAAATTCGTTACTGAGCGTGCATTTATGACTCCAAAGTTCGTCGAAGATGTTGTGCGTGACTGCGTTCTCGTTCTTCGGAAGGAGCCTCGCCTTCGGTGGTTTGAAGTTGAGTGTGAATCAGAGGAATCGATTCACGCCCACAACGCATACGCATACCACCAAGAGACGCTTATGCAATCCGAGGCAACATCTCCTCGGTAA
- a CDS encoding gamma-glutamyltransferase family protein: MAGFTTRPVIMGTHAVISTGHYLATDAGLRILHQGGNAIDAGVAAGFCLAVLEPQLNGIGGEVPILIYSAKHRKVFAINGQGTAPKRATIEWFRKQGISLIPGDGFLPATVPAAFDAWVTALREFGTMTLAEVLAPAVELAEFGFPMYAHLRNVLRTHAEKFLSEWPTSAEAFLPNGKVPEIGEIYCQPYWAATFRKIIQVEKEASKRGRDGALEAARDAFYKGEIAERIAEFAQSTKVKDATGVSHSGLIEYDDLAGYRSRIEDPVTVNYRGYDVFKCGPWSQGPVFLQQLNLLEGFDLGKMGHNSADYIHTIIECAKLAFADREAYYGDPEFDDVPLDILLSKDYADSRRGLIDQRQASDEFRPGDVGCGPLPYDPAFVAPPNESDSADHDTTHLDVVDAAGNMFSATPSGGWLMSSPAVPGLGFPLGTRGQMFFLDSRRPNALQPGKRPRTTLTPSLCIKDGMPFMAFGTPGGDMQDQWTLQFFLNVVDFGMNVQEAVDAPLFHTSHFPSSFYPRTMLSKRLAVEERIPESIREELARRGHIIAVGGPWAFGRVLGIQKHNDVIFGAASPRMETAYAAGW, encoded by the coding sequence TTGGCAGGATTCACTACCAGGCCTGTAATAATGGGCACACACGCGGTGATTTCAACCGGACATTACCTTGCAACGGATGCAGGGCTGAGAATTCTTCATCAAGGTGGCAATGCAATTGATGCAGGGGTTGCCGCTGGCTTTTGTCTTGCGGTTCTTGAGCCCCAGCTTAATGGAATTGGCGGCGAGGTGCCAATATTGATTTATTCGGCTAAGCACAGGAAGGTCTTTGCAATCAATGGGCAGGGAACGGCTCCAAAGCGGGCAACCATTGAATGGTTTAGAAAACAAGGAATTAGTTTAATTCCAGGAGACGGCTTCCTTCCCGCCACCGTGCCGGCAGCTTTCGATGCGTGGGTGACGGCGCTTCGGGAGTTTGGCACAATGACGCTTGCCGAAGTGCTTGCGCCAGCGGTTGAGCTTGCAGAGTTTGGTTTCCCTATGTATGCCCATCTCAGAAATGTCCTGCGCACTCATGCGGAAAAATTTCTTTCAGAATGGCCAACTTCTGCAGAGGCATTTCTTCCTAACGGCAAAGTTCCCGAAATTGGAGAAATCTACTGCCAGCCATACTGGGCAGCTACTTTCCGGAAGATTATCCAAGTGGAGAAAGAAGCATCAAAAAGGGGCCGTGATGGCGCTCTTGAAGCTGCTAGGGATGCTTTCTATAAAGGCGAGATTGCTGAAAGGATAGCAGAATTTGCCCAGAGCACAAAAGTGAAGGATGCAACCGGCGTTTCGCATTCTGGATTGATTGAGTATGATGATCTCGCGGGCTACCGAAGCCGAATAGAGGACCCCGTGACTGTCAACTACCGTGGATATGATGTGTTTAAGTGCGGCCCATGGTCTCAGGGGCCGGTTTTTCTACAGCAATTAAACCTTCTGGAAGGTTTTGACCTTGGAAAAATGGGTCATAACTCAGCGGATTATATCCATACAATAATCGAGTGTGCTAAGCTTGCCTTTGCAGACAGGGAGGCATATTATGGCGATCCTGAGTTCGATGACGTGCCGCTTGACATTCTTCTGTCGAAAGATTATGCGGATTCCCGAAGGGGATTGATAGACCAACGGCAGGCATCTGATGAGTTTAGGCCGGGAGATGTTGGCTGTGGACCTTTGCCATATGACCCAGCTTTTGTCGCGCCGCCAAATGAGTCAGATTCAGCCGACCATGACACAACTCATTTAGACGTCGTTGATGCCGCTGGAAACATGTTCTCAGCTACCCCTAGTGGCGGATGGCTGATGTCGTCGCCGGCGGTCCCAGGTCTCGGCTTCCCGCTTGGCACCAGGGGACAAATGTTCTTCCTAGATTCACGTCGGCCAAATGCACTTCAACCTGGCAAGCGGCCAAGAACGACTCTCACACCGTCTTTATGTATTAAGGACGGCATGCCGTTTATGGCGTTTGGTACCCCTGGCGGCGATATGCAAGACCAATGGACGCTTCAGTTCTTCTTGAATGTTGTGGACTTTGGCATGAATGTTCAGGAAGCTGTGGATGCACCATTATTCCACACATCTCATTTTCCAAGCTCATTCTATCCACGCACTATGTTGTCCAAGCGGTTAGCTGTTGAAGAGCGCATACCCGAAAGCATTCGAGAAGAGTTGGCGCGGAGAGGCCACATAATTGCTGTTGGTGGACCATGGGCTTTTGGCAGGGTGCTTGGAATTCAAAAACACAATGATGTGATCTTTGGCGCCGCCTCGCCTCGTATGGAGACGGCCTATGCGGCTGGGTGGTGA
- a CDS encoding cupin domain-containing protein: protein MANYIYRKLEEVPTIQCPCGESTRIITCEDTPVANIHVTYITDSKKHYHKKVTEFYYILEGIGEMELGDEVVPLEPGVTILIPPGLPHRAYGEVKCLIVGVPAWQHDDEFFCGE from the coding sequence ATGGCTAATTATATTTACCGAAAACTTGAAGAAGTTCCTACAATACAATGCCCCTGCGGTGAGAGCACGAGGATAATAACATGCGAAGACACACCTGTTGCCAATATCCACGTAACCTATATCACTGATTCCAAAAAGCATTACCATAAAAAGGTTACCGAGTTTTATTATATTCTCGAAGGTATTGGGGAGATGGAACTAGGTGATGAGGTGGTTCCTTTAGAGCCAGGCGTAACTATTCTCATTCCGCCTGGCTTGCCACACAGGGCCTATGGCGAGGTTAAATGCCTGATTGTTGGTGTGCCCGCATGGCAGCATGACGATGAGTTCTTTTGTGGTGAATAG
- a CDS encoding heparinase II/III family protein has translation MQLSYFLVITLLMLASSAHAGAVEGGKRYSVFFPPELVAKARKNISKYQWMAGQKNAIIKAAQPWLKMSDDELWALMFGPTIHRAWHVLSDGNCPACKKPVPMYGWRHDALNHPWKVQCPHCKEFFPKNDFYKFYLSGLDEHGIFDPKRANRTLLFNTEHPNPEDPLHKFGVDDGTGYVEGGRKWQFIGAYLIYGQWKQAVLGGIRNLASAYIVTGDRRYAHKAAILLDRVADLYPTFDFMSQADLYDGRNQGNGYVSVWHDACEETRELAMAYDMISDAIFEDRKLIEFLSQKAKLFGITSRKTSAEDICRNIEDRILRDALANPAKIHSNYPRAEITKIVIMAILGWPTNKDQVMAVFDAMMERATAVDGVTGEKGLSGYSAITIQSVAGLLEQFSRIDSDFLANALRRHPRIHDMFRFHIDTWCMQEYYPCVGDAGSFARKCTSYVGVIFSKDPAAGSMWTFALTPSMFSFLWRLYEVTGDTNFVKVLYHANENKLENLPYDLFCDDPEAFQRNVRNVIARVGPTIEQKSVNKKEWHIAILRSGTGKNARAAWLQYDSMGGHGHANHMHLGLFAKGLDLLPDFGYKPVQFGGWGSPRATWYGMAAAHNTVVVDGKDHAGGAGTSTLWADGAEFHAIRAAGGEPVGTRRFERLIALVDISETGFYIFDVFRVAGGTDHAKFTGSHFGTISTDGLSLKPAPDYGYGTQMRNFQVDSTPQIPWSVDWKIEDKYEYLPKDSDIHFRYTDLTHGAEAYVAEAWVALGISTTADAWIPRIITRRRSTAGDLSSTFVAVMEPYESRSAIKEIRRLFLSDAKGEPCSDNQVAVEILLADGSRDLITSSDIESTHGILVQKEWDMQTDAELCMVRQDKKGKIRKIIVCKGSFLEVDGVKIAFNGKPELIELAIDERNALLVSGSAKDIKATSLNVIK, from the coding sequence ATGCAATTGTCATACTTTTTAGTGATCACCCTGCTGATGCTTGCTTCATCGGCGCATGCTGGCGCTGTTGAGGGCGGCAAAAGATATAGCGTTTTCTTCCCACCAGAACTAGTAGCGAAAGCCCGGAAAAATATTTCAAAATACCAATGGATGGCTGGGCAAAAGAATGCAATTATTAAGGCGGCGCAACCCTGGTTGAAGATGTCAGATGATGAGCTTTGGGCGCTCATGTTTGGGCCAACTATTCATCGGGCGTGGCATGTGCTTTCTGATGGCAACTGTCCTGCTTGCAAGAAACCTGTTCCCATGTATGGCTGGCGCCATGACGCACTGAATCATCCATGGAAGGTTCAATGCCCCCATTGTAAAGAGTTCTTCCCAAAGAATGATTTCTACAAATTCTATCTTTCTGGCCTTGATGAACATGGCATTTTTGATCCAAAGAGGGCCAACCGAACACTTCTCTTCAATACCGAGCATCCAAATCCAGAGGACCCACTCCATAAGTTCGGTGTGGATGATGGCACAGGTTACGTGGAAGGTGGAAGGAAGTGGCAATTCATTGGCGCATATCTGATTTATGGCCAATGGAAACAGGCGGTTCTTGGCGGCATTCGAAACCTTGCATCTGCATATATAGTTACCGGTGACCGCAGATATGCTCACAAAGCTGCTATACTCCTTGATAGGGTTGCTGATCTTTATCCAACCTTTGATTTCATGTCTCAGGCAGATTTATACGACGGGCGGAACCAAGGCAACGGATATGTCTCTGTGTGGCATGATGCATGCGAAGAAACCCGCGAGCTTGCAATGGCATACGATATGATTTCGGATGCCATTTTTGAAGACAGAAAGCTGATTGAATTTCTTTCGCAGAAAGCAAAGCTTTTTGGTATCACTAGCCGAAAGACCTCTGCGGAAGATATATGCCGCAACATTGAGGACCGCATTTTGCGCGATGCTTTGGCCAATCCAGCGAAAATTCATTCCAACTATCCTCGTGCAGAGATTACTAAGATAGTTATCATGGCAATCTTGGGTTGGCCCACAAATAAAGACCAAGTGATGGCTGTATTTGATGCAATGATGGAGCGTGCCACCGCTGTGGATGGCGTAACTGGAGAAAAGGGACTGTCTGGATACTCGGCAATCACCATTCAGAGCGTCGCTGGCTTGCTAGAACAGTTTTCAAGAATTGACTCGGATTTTCTAGCGAATGCTCTTAGGCGGCATCCGAGAATTCATGATATGTTTCGCTTTCATATCGACACCTGGTGCATGCAAGAATACTATCCTTGTGTAGGTGACGCTGGAAGTTTTGCTCGGAAGTGCACCTCTTATGTCGGAGTGATTTTCTCCAAAGACCCGGCGGCTGGTAGTATGTGGACGTTTGCACTTACTCCATCGATGTTTAGCTTCCTGTGGCGCTTGTATGAGGTGACTGGAGATACCAATTTTGTCAAAGTGCTTTACCATGCGAACGAAAACAAATTGGAAAACCTCCCATACGATTTGTTCTGCGATGACCCCGAAGCTTTTCAACGGAATGTCCGCAATGTAATTGCTCGAGTTGGACCAACCATAGAGCAAAAGAGTGTCAACAAAAAGGAGTGGCATATAGCAATCCTTCGGTCTGGCACGGGTAAGAACGCTCGCGCAGCATGGCTTCAGTATGACTCAATGGGCGGACATGGGCATGCAAATCACATGCACCTAGGCCTCTTTGCAAAAGGTCTCGACCTCCTGCCTGACTTCGGCTACAAGCCTGTCCAATTTGGCGGCTGGGGATCACCTAGGGCAACATGGTATGGCATGGCGGCGGCGCACAATACGGTGGTGGTGGACGGAAAAGATCATGCTGGCGGTGCTGGCACCTCCACACTATGGGCTGATGGTGCGGAGTTCCACGCAATTCGAGCAGCAGGAGGGGAGCCAGTCGGCACCAGGCGGTTTGAGCGTTTGATAGCCCTTGTGGATATTTCGGAAACGGGTTTTTATATATTTGATGTGTTCCGGGTAGCTGGGGGAACTGATCATGCTAAGTTTACCGGAAGCCATTTCGGAACTATTTCAACAGACGGATTGTCACTCAAACCAGCACCAGATTATGGCTACGGCACGCAAATGCGTAATTTCCAAGTTGATTCCACCCCTCAGATTCCCTGGAGCGTTGATTGGAAGATTGAAGATAAATACGAATATCTTCCAAAAGACTCTGATATTCATTTCCGATATACCGACCTGACTCACGGTGCTGAGGCGTATGTTGCTGAGGCATGGGTTGCACTCGGCATAAGCACTACTGCGGACGCATGGATACCGCGAATCATAACGCGCAGGAGGTCGACTGCTGGAGACTTATCTTCGACCTTTGTTGCGGTAATGGAACCGTATGAAAGTAGGTCTGCCATTAAGGAGATTCGGAGGCTTTTTCTCTCAGATGCCAAAGGCGAACCATGCTCAGACAATCAAGTGGCAGTCGAAATACTATTAGCAGATGGGAGTCGCGATTTAATCACCTCATCAGATATTGAAAGCACACACGGTATCCTTGTCCAAAAGGAATGGGATATGCAAACGGATGCTGAGCTTTGCATGGTTCGACAGGATAAAAAGGGGAAAATCAGAAAAATAATCGTGTGTAAGGGTAGTTTCCTTGAGGTCGATGGTGTCAAAATAGCTTTTAACGGCAAACCAGAGTTAATTGAGCTAGCCATTGATGAAAGAAATGCCTTGCTTGTCTCCGGCAGTGCCAAAGATATCAAGGCCACTAGTTTGAATGTCATTAAATAG